A genomic region of Barnesiella viscericola DSM 18177 contains the following coding sequences:
- a CDS encoding DUF4296 domain-containing protein yields the protein MKKLVYLIIALFVLAACSHDPDYVIGEKDMVDLLVDVHKAEAVIESNYNQYSSKADKKKLREAVFLKHGITQEQFDTNLVWYGHHIEDYMKIYEQVVERLKAENEEAKKLLAEDNSQTMSQPGDSVDVWKQRRAHVFDTRQASNLLTFDIAPDENFRTRDYFELRFKVLLLPKLSVKPQVYLAARHINHDIVYNQLDIDREGWHSLPLQTDSAMALSRINGYIVLPMQPVSGTMYVDSLTLIRRHYNDRIPTVEHQKSLPSRPKSTRELRLNKKY from the coding sequence ATGAAGAAATTGGTATATCTCATAATTGCTCTGTTCGTTCTGGCCGCTTGCAGCCATGACCCCGACTATGTAATAGGCGAAAAGGATATGGTCGATTTATTGGTCGATGTCCATAAGGCCGAGGCGGTCATCGAGTCGAATTACAACCAATACAGCAGTAAAGCCGATAAAAAGAAACTGCGCGAGGCCGTCTTCTTGAAGCACGGCATTACCCAGGAGCAGTTCGACACCAATCTGGTGTGGTACGGCCATCACATCGAGGATTATATGAAGATATACGAGCAGGTGGTCGAGCGTCTCAAAGCCGAGAATGAAGAGGCCAAGAAACTGTTGGCCGAGGACAATTCGCAAACCATGTCACAACCCGGTGACAGTGTAGATGTGTGGAAACAACGCCGTGCCCATGTATTCGATACCCGTCAAGCCAGCAACTTGTTGACGTTTGACATTGCTCCCGATGAAAACTTCCGCACCCGCGACTATTTCGAGTTACGCTTCAAGGTCCTCTTACTGCCCAAGCTGTCCGTTAAACCTCAGGTCTATCTGGCAGCTCGACACATCAATCACGACATAGTCTATAATCAGCTCGACATCGATAGGGAAGGGTGGCATTCATTACCCTTGCAAACCGATTCGGCCATGGCTCTGTCGCGTATTAATGGTTATATAGTTCTACCCATGCAACCGGTTTCGGGTACCATGTATGTCGATAGCCTCACACTGATACGACGCCACTACAACGATCGCATTCCGACAGTAGAGCACCAGAAATCGTTACCCAGTCGGCCAAAATCAACCCGTGAACTCCGATTAAATAAAAAATATTAG
- a CDS encoding THUMP-like domain-containing protein has translation MKYTKSIRDFLVEYADADTNRLRLMNIQAEFDVAWAILQIEARKKIQRKLPTWASNMDLIFPSVLSTEQCSSEQTAQYKQRLISPGNLADLTGGLGIDTYYFSQKASQVVYVERMAEYCQAARSNFKNLGADNITVVEDDCIHFVQNNTHRFDTIYIDPARRGSGNKRIFALAECEPNVVELLPTLLQQARRIVIKVSPMADISAILALLPEITEVHVVSVRNECKEVLLFIDSTLLPTDNNPMIYCVNIEATGDTSVFPFRMSEEKQQPHSTPCEKISRYLYEPNSSILKAGAYKVVALKYGIAKLQINSHLYTSDVYIPDFPGRKFEVIEALDFNTKIIKAVGKQYPCLNLSTRNFPMAAVELQKRLKCKDGGDFYLFATTLAGDRKILIITKKTTIV, from the coding sequence ATGAAATATACAAAGTCCATACGTGATTTTCTGGTCGAGTATGCCGATGCCGATACCAACCGGTTACGCTTGATGAATATTCAAGCTGAGTTTGATGTTGCATGGGCTATCCTGCAAATTGAAGCTCGCAAAAAAATTCAACGCAAGTTGCCCACTTGGGCTTCCAACATGGACTTGATATTTCCATCTGTCTTGTCGACCGAACAATGTTCGTCGGAACAAACGGCTCAATATAAACAACGACTCATTTCCCCGGGCAATTTGGCCGACTTGACCGGAGGCTTGGGCATAGATACCTATTACTTTTCTCAGAAGGCGTCACAGGTAGTTTATGTGGAACGTATGGCTGAATATTGTCAAGCGGCACGCTCCAATTTCAAAAACTTGGGCGCCGATAACATTACGGTTGTCGAAGACGACTGTATACACTTTGTGCAGAATAACACTCATCGCTTTGACACAATTTATATCGATCCGGCTCGCCGAGGTTCGGGCAATAAAAGAATTTTTGCCCTCGCCGAATGTGAACCGAATGTGGTAGAACTCTTGCCAACATTGCTACAACAAGCCCGACGTATCGTGATAAAGGTCTCGCCAATGGCCGATATTTCGGCAATTCTGGCGCTCTTGCCCGAGATAACCGAAGTCCATGTGGTGTCGGTCCGAAACGAATGCAAAGAGGTGCTGCTGTTTATCGATTCCACCCTTTTACCGACCGATAACAATCCGATGATTTATTGTGTCAATATAGAGGCCACAGGCGATACATCGGTCTTCCCATTCCGCATGAGCGAAGAGAAACAACAGCCCCACTCCACCCCGTGTGAAAAGATAAGCCGGTATCTTTACGAACCCAACTCGTCGATACTCAAAGCCGGTGCTTATAAAGTGGTTGCTTTGAAATATGGAATAGCTAAGTTGCAAATAAACAGCCATTTATATACGTCCGATGTGTATATCCCCGATTTCCCGGGTCGGAAATTCGAGGTAATCGAAGCTCTTGATTTCAACACTAAGATTATCAAGGCAGTAGGGAAACAATATCCCTGCCTCAACCTCTCGACACGCAATTTCCCCATGGCTGCGGTCGAACTGCAAAAGCGGCTGAAATGCAAAGACGGGGGTGATTTCTATCTG
- a CDS encoding lipoprotein signal peptidase, with the protein MMKRLTKGQIALGVIVLVLIIDQIVKIWVKTHMYIGEAIRVTDWFYIAFIENNGMAFGMEVGSKLFLTLFRVVAVVFLVWILWRIKNKPQMPTGLIVCLALIIAGAAGNIFDSLFYGLIFNDPMPPLVASFVPGEGYAGLFYGRVVDMLYFPLFSFYWPDWVPGIGGERFEFFRPVFNIADSAISVGVVCLILFYHRYLSTDHKKKEEKPQ; encoded by the coding sequence ATGATGAAAAGACTGACCAAAGGCCAGATTGCCCTCGGGGTGATAGTTCTGGTCCTGATTATCGACCAGATTGTAAAGATATGGGTGAAGACCCACATGTATATAGGCGAGGCCATTCGGGTAACCGACTGGTTTTATATCGCTTTTATCGAGAACAACGGTATGGCATTCGGTATGGAGGTAGGGAGTAAGCTCTTCCTGACACTCTTCCGGGTAGTTGCCGTCGTTTTTCTGGTGTGGATTCTGTGGCGTATCAAGAACAAGCCCCAGATGCCCACGGGTCTCATTGTCTGCCTGGCCTTGATTATAGCCGGGGCTGCGGGAAACATCTTCGACAGCCTCTTTTATGGCCTGATATTCAACGACCCGATGCCGCCGCTGGTAGCCTCGTTTGTCCCGGGCGAAGGGTATGCCGGGCTCTTTTACGGCCGGGTAGTCGATATGCTCTATTTCCCGCTGTTTAGTTTTTACTGGCCCGATTGGGTGCCGGGAATAGGAGGGGAGCGGTTTGAATTTTTCCGCCCCGTATTCAATATTGCCGACTCGGCTATCTCGGTAGGCGTCGTCTGCCTCATTCTGTTTTATCACCGTTATCTCTCTACCGACCATAAGAAGAAAGAAGAGAAACCGCAGTGA
- a CDS encoding TraR/DksA family transcriptional regulator: MSEKTRYSDAELEEFRQIINEKLEKAYRDYDLLKASIMNTDGNDVTDTSPTFKVLEEGASTLSKEEAGQLAQRQMKFIQHLQAALVRIENKTYGICRETGKLIPKERLRAVPHATLGIDAKVDGRKK, from the coding sequence ATGAGTGAAAAAACACGCTATTCCGACGCCGAGTTGGAAGAGTTCAGACAGATTATCAATGAGAAGCTCGAAAAAGCCTATCGGGACTACGATTTGCTGAAAGCTTCGATTATGAATACCGACGGCAACGATGTAACGGATACGTCGCCTACGTTTAAGGTCCTGGAAGAGGGAGCAAGTACCCTTTCCAAGGAAGAGGCCGGGCAGTTGGCTCAACGTCAGATGAAATTCATACAGCACTTGCAGGCCGCTCTCGTGCGCATCGAGAACAAGACCTATGGCATCTGTCGCGAAACGGGCAAGCTGATTCCCAAAGAGCGACTCCGTGCTGTTCCTCACGCTACGCTGGGCATAGACGCGAAGGTAGATGGACGCAAAAAGTAA